In Xylocopa sonorina isolate GNS202 chromosome 3, iyXylSono1_principal, whole genome shotgun sequence, one genomic interval encodes:
- the LOC143422504 gene encoding uncharacterized protein LOC143422504 isoform X2 translates to MIDLTVKTLDSQNHAFSLEDDQITVRGFKEYIAETVAVPADSQRLIYCGRVLQDQMKLNDYDVNGKVIHLVQRAPPQPGQRGNDSGQSQGQNHGSQMWQNPQRTHYRLTRAQMHGNAMYLGAMSVPAEIVEGHGLPVPQYSNSLSNGRLIAARHMLERADRLMDRIENPSRPVNLSAPENNRPPLSQLMQESELESEQFLFSNNENRTNGGARLTEAAVAAIAAALSAVGANNVTLLRGNGDDNAESRPANNETTEEQQPDAQPQSEQQGSTSNNDGQPNRRSPPQLPRPPQLAELLELLLHTQYRLRPHLERYRKLMHDDPALAPWGRRVVEYQAFVDGISECLHYMSHAFHALSDIIVDMSQQPPRNLRCRPIIIQHSAILQPGIPIQVEAHISLHGRNANNNNGNEENGETGTTAQSETSEGNTEDSNQQESESDTQQQTEQQQQQQPPQQQPEPTQSPFVFNLPNNVEVLMEVSPEGNIDATPASEQTQGGENNNNNNNNNNNAGRIGGTAGAFSWGSAPPPDFIRNLMQAFAGHMVQGGGISTTTITTRNPPTVGQQTVASMDSGNTNAGQSTQARSNVGTHPTTATQTRSTSRPHVFHQQTHPLGVGMSIGPAFDFDPFLPCNSHHVRRTSTTTSSTVTSTSQGTRTSQTNTAETQTQAQTATTSSATSNTSSTNTTASTLHTIRNYNFMHMLRLIFGCSLDNIMQRQAGGNTQQMEILGNEDDPTLADLLERRGIQMSLFTSQDSETADNILVNLSVVLLQNMTLESLIRLQSGQLEPLSHLRKPLQEFFRHLFPNVDTETLQEQATDQLLSQLRPHLQRLFNREENLSRNDSRVDICATVEALLRRHIKDILQHLFNNDIDDSRFGQEIVNTMDSIGSQLCAVLRYSIPNTCEVGLGLIARNFVEGMLDGIDLMMRISITGLLAFQFETYSSRVIQPPDSEILPLLKYKDISVQATTVPSAVTHQSSQIKSEPMETETFEASSLPEDGEDIPETFPGHEALPSDWVPIIARDGIRQRRQLQMQGMPNGGVATFSDAYLGTLPTKRRKLIEQQKPRLLVSPTPNHSAIAASMERLVREGVTRASVEEVEGAAVAVAVDPGVRRAFGQAIRDCLNPHRYGTPDFPDPLRFPNATKYFSDQDRQSK, encoded by the exons ATGATTGACCTCACGGTGAAAACCTTGGATTCACAGAATCATGCTTTCTCCTTGGAGGATGAT CAAATCACGGTTCGAGGTTTCAAAGAATATATAGCGGAAACAGTAGCAGTACCGGCAGATTCACAGAGGCTTATTTATTGTGGTAGAGTTCTTCAAGATCAGATGAAATTAAATGATTATG ATGTTAATGGAAAGGTTATACATTTGGTACAACGTGCACCACCTCAACCTGGTCAACGTGGAAATGACAGTGGTCAAAGCCAAGGTCAGAATCATGGATCACAGATGTGGCAAAATCCACAGAGAACACATTACCGTCTCACTCGTGCTCAAATGCATGGCAATGCTATGTATTTAGGTGCAATGTCAGTACCAGCTGAAATTGTGGAAGGACATG GACTACCAGTACCTCAGTATAGCAACAGTTTGTCTAATGGTCGATTAATCGCTGCGAGACACATGCTTGAACGTGCAGATCGACTTATGGATCGTATTGAGAATCCTTCTCGTCCTGTTAATCTATCCGCGCCTGAAAATAATCGACCACCGCTAAGTCAACTAATGCAAGAATCAGAATTAGAATCAGAACAGTT TCTTTTCAGTAATAATGAAAATAGAACAAATGGTGGTGCCCGATTAACAGAGGCTGCAGTAGCTGCAATAGCAGCAGCTTTATCTGCAGTTGGAGCAAATAACGTTACACTACTTCGAG GAAATGGCGACGACAATGCCGAATCAAGGCCGGCAAACAATGAGACTACCGAGGAACAACAACCGGATGCACAACCGCAATCTGAACAACAAGGGTCTACGTCAAATAATGATGGACAACCTAATCGACGATCACCACCACA ACTTCCCCGACCTCCACAATTGGCAGAGTTACTGGAACTATTACTTCATACTCAATATCGTTTGCGACCTCATTTAGAACGTTACCGTAAACTTATGCATGATGATCCTGCATTAGCTCCATGG GGACGACGAGTCGTCGAATATCAAGCATTCGTGGATGGTATTAGCGAATGTTTACACTATATGTCACATGCTTTCCATGCCTTAAGCGACATAATAGTGGATATGAGCCAGCAACCTCCTAGGAATTTGCGATGTAGACCAATTATTATTCAACACTCGGCCATCTTGCAACCCGGTATACCAATCCAGGTAGAG GCACATATTAGCTTACACGGTCGTAATGCGAATAATAATAATGGTAACGAAGAAAATGGAGAAACAGGTACAACTGCACAGTCAGAAACAAGCGAAGGCAACACTGAAGACTCCAATCAACAAGAATCTGAATCTGATACTCAACAACAGActgaacagcagcagcagcagcagccaccGCAACAACAACCAGAACCGACACAATCTCCATTTG TATTTAACTTGCCAAATAATGTCGAAGTATTAATGGAAGTCAGTCCTGAAGGTAATATAGACGCTACACCTGCTAGTGAACAAACTCAAGGTGgtgaaaataataataacaacaataacaataataataatgcaG GAAGAATTGGTGGTACTGCTGGAGCATTTTCCTGGGGTTCAGCTCCTCCGCCTGAtttcatacgaaatttaatgcaAGCTTTTGCCGGACACATGGTACAAGGTGGAGGCATTAGTACCACAACAATTACCACCCGAAATCCTCCGACAGTTGGTCAGCAAACTGTTGCGTCAATGGATAGTGGAAATACAAACGCTGGACAAAGTACACAGGCACG aaGCAACGTTGGTACTCATCCGACAACAGCTACGCAAACTAGAAGTACATCGCGTCCACATGTGTTTCATCAACAAACTCATCCCTTAGGTGTAGGGATGAGTATAGGACCAGCATTTGATTTCGATCCATTCCTTCCTTGTAATTCACATCATGTTCGTCGTACGTCAACTACAACTTCTAGTACTGTTACATCTACGTCGCAAGGAACACGTACAAGCCAGACAAATACCGCCGAAACACAAACTCAAGCACAAACCG CTACAACTTCAAGTGCAACTAGTAACACCAGCTCTACAAATACTACAGCATCGACGTTACACACGATTCGAAATTATAATTTCATGCATATGCTGCGCTTGATTTTTGGATGCAGTCTTGATAACATAATGCAGAGGCAAGCTGGTGGGAACACTCAACAAATGGAAATTCTAGGGAATGA AGATGATCCGACTCTAGCGGACTTACTAGAACGCAGAGGTATACAAATGAGTCTTTTTACGTCTCAGGATTCAGAAACTGCAGACAATATTCTTGTGAATTTATCtgtagtactg CTACAGAATATGACTTTGGAAAGTTTAATAAGGTTACAATCTGGCCAGTTAGAACCACTTTCACATCTTAGAAAACCACTACAAGAATTCTTTCGACATTTGTTTCCAAATGTTGACACGGAAACACTTCAGGAACAAGCTACAGACCAATTGTTATCACAGTTGAGACCACATTTGCAGCGTCTATTTAATAGAGAGGAAAATCTAAGCAGAAACGATTCACGTGTAGATATTTGTGCTACCGTTGAAGCTTTACTTCGTCGTCATATCAAAGATATATTACAACACTTATTTAATAATG aCATTGATGATTCTAGATTCGGGCAAGAAATTGTGAATACTATGGATAGTATAGGAAGTCAATTGTGTGCAGTGCTTCGATATTCTATTCCTAATACATGTGAAGTAGGACTTGGATTAATTGCAAGAAATTTCGTG gaGGGAATGTTGGATGGTATCGACCTCATGATGCGTATATCCATAACGGGTTTGCTTGCTTTCCAATTCGAAACGTACTCTTCACGAGTTATACAACCACCAGATTCAGAAATTCTTCCACTTTTGAAATACAAGGATATATCTGTGCAAGCAACAACGGTGCCTTCGGCTGTCACACATCAATCTTCACAAATAAAATCTGAG CCTATGGAGACAGAAACGTTCGAGGCATCTTCTTTACCAGAAGATGGTGAAGATATTCCAGAAACGTTCCCAGGTCACGAAGCATTACCTTCA GATTGGGTACCAATAATAGCTCGAGACGGAATAAGGCAACGGCGCCAGTTACAAATGCAGGGAATGCCGAATGGTGGTGTAGCGACATTCAGTGATGCTTACTTAGGTACATTGCCCACTAAACGGCGCAAGCTTATAGAACAACAAAAGCCACGATTATTAGTGAGTCCTACACCTAATCATTCAGCGATAGCAGCCTCTATGGAACGTTTAGTGAGAGAGGGTGTAACCCGAGCGAGTGTTGAAGAGGTTGAAGGTGCTGCGGTCGCTGTGGCCGTTGATCCGGGTGTTAGACGTGCATTTGGTCAAGCAATCAGAGACTGCTTGAATCCCCACAGATACGGAACGCCAGATTTTCCAGATCCTTTACGTTTCCCAAATGCGACTAAATATTTTTCTGACCAGGATAGGCAATCGAAATAA